In the Augochlora pura isolate Apur16 chromosome 7, APUR_v2.2.1, whole genome shotgun sequence genome, attttttaatagttttctgATTTATTCAAGATACAGAtcgtaattttgttaatagttaCTTTGAGATTGATATTTCCAGTTGATAAAagtaactgtaataaaaattaagtattgCATAATAAAGTGCAAAGAAGATTAAGTGGAGTTTAAGTCATCAGTTTGGtattaatgaatttgtttataaaatacagataatTAAAGTTATACAAATTTCCGAGTATACAATGCcaggaattttattcaaaaatgattattatacattagaatatttgttgaattaaaatttgagGAAAGAATTATGTCATTTTGTTGATTTTGACATgatttatcatattataaacCAATAGGTTCTTTTCTAGAATATAAAGAAAGTGATCATCTTACTGCTTTCAAGTTtagttgaaaaatatagatcttcGTGCAACAGGAGTCCGTATTAAGgttcaatattttactatcGATCTGAACGATTTTgtccaaaattaaatatgatatagtttcgaatttgttaaaaaatgcagAGATTCTAGCTtagaaatttgtatacaatttcAAGACAATCGACTGAGCTTATAAACAAAACTGCccttacaattttttatttctgaaataagTAATCAGATTTAAATGATTTGTTtcataacataaatatttgttctacTTAAAAAGTAACTCATGCAATATTAAATGTCATGTGAATATTAAGAGTCATGTGAAACGTAGAATacagaattttgttattgttcaaaattattgtttaaatatgagACTCTATTTGACACTCAAAATGGCGGTTAAGTGCCCTAATATCATCGCCACACTGTGGATCTTTGtacaaactaaaaattatattcactaCTTGCAAAATGTATGCATTAAATAGGtgattatttattctgtttaataatttcgataagtTGTCACTAATACTTGATCCACACTTTTTTGTTATaggtgcataaaatccgttgTCATAACTTCCTAATTGACTTGTTGAAATTTCCAGTACAAAAGTCTATTTGTTGTTAATTCGTTCCaaattttggtataacattaaattttctgtataatttacagcttaaaattaataattatacagttaCCGGGAGTCAAAATTCTTATCacattaaacatttcattaaGGAATCATCATTATCTATAGTATGATGAACctaaattccataaaaaaattatttaaacagatTAAAACACAACATTTCCACTAAAATGTAACAAGAAATCTATTTAGACTTACCGAAACACGAAATTTAAGTAGTAGATAATTTAGTAATCAACcaataaacgaaattattatactatagaacAACCAAATAAGATAGCATACTGTCAAAGTTACTCTTATGTAGATTTCCCAAGCAATAgctattgtttaaaatatggAATTTAACATGATGTACAATCCCAGGTTCTTGGTGGATCGAGTGTGCTGAACACAATGCTCTATATTCGAGGAAATCGACGCGATTTCGACCAATGGGAGAGTTTTGGAAATTATGGCTGGGGTTACAAAGACGTTCTGCCCTACTTCAAGAAGTCTGAGGACCAAAGGAATCCCTATTTAGCtcgaaatactaaatatcATAGCACTGGTAAGAGAAGACCTTCAAAACACACATCCTCTTATAAttcgtattaaccctttgcagtcaagaccattttaactgtaaatccaaaatatttgttcagacttacagtgtttccattttatataatctgaagcattttttttatacattatggaaacgaattttacgactcgtgcaacaggaaacagcttttaacaattctataaatataagtaaactacataaaaattatttcaaaacatggcatgatcatttttagaggcaccttagagtcgccacacGACCGTAAAAGATTAATCTTACATTcagtttttcaatattaattatttaacacattatatatatgtgattaaatattaaatttacatcgaattgtgaataataatactttacaaAACGGgtcaattttagaaaactcttaattattctataacatTTTCATCGGGTGACATTTACAATTATGTGTTACCTCTTATCTAAGAACTAAAGGAATAATACGAATAAGCTACAAGAATCGCGGCAAGGATTGCGTCGCGcccatttttaaaataggtCAAGAGCTGCAACTCTTGAACCCGAATCAAACATTGGTAAACCGGTCCGGGATAATCTTAACACCGATAGAAGAAATAGATTACATGAAATGTAGTTCACAAGTATCACGTAACATAAATAACGTGTATAATTTGACTCTGAGATAAAACTACATTGCATGTCTAAGTAGTTAATTAAGTCCAATAATGTCGTGAACTaaattataacagttataacgagaaacgagaagcaattattttcagtgAAGCCATTACTATTCAGTTGAAGCTCTAAATACAGAGTAATAGTGGacttattaataactatttatttattattataactattattattatatttttattattattattatatatttattattataactattattattaattaataactattatttttttaatgctatattttgttgatttttatgTGACAGCCATTTTTGAAATAGATTCAGTGGCTATGGAACAGTTAGTGCTATGGAGTAAAATATCTCTAACAAAACGCaccatttttgtattattttatttataattagtacgtatgattatatttaaactaagaaaattttaatttaataatatgagacttaataattaaatgaagatTTTACTTAGATATTTGAATTAGCGATTAAActattgctataaattaattggtataatttaacaaaatgttgatatatgttttattgaaaataattatattattattcatataatataccaattcttattatttaatattaatttatttgtttatttatatgtcttattttacaaaagaaattagttagaattaaataatttaaaaaaaaatagaacgtTATTGCGTTGCTCTTAGGATCTCTACAGATATCTTCACTGACGAATCCTTTAGTTCCTTGGACAAAAGCTCTCCTCTTCTTTACCTTCAATTCTTCATAATTGACAGAATCGTCAAATCAGTAATGAAACAGAGTGCTAAATATTCGgaatctatattatagtatctaTATTAGTACCTATAATAGTACTTAAAATGGTACCTATAATGAACACTTTAGGTATATACAAGTGCAAACAGTTTCCACAAAATCAGTGACACCCAAAAACCTTTGCAATCTTCCGGTCAGACAACCTCTAGAAGTTAGCACTTTAGCACCGAGGGTTAACATTGATTTACCTATAATTTAGACTACGCCAATTGACCACCTCTTCGACTCTCTTCCAGGTGGCTACCTAACGGTACAGGACTCCCCTTTTAACACCCCATTGGGCGTAGCATTCGTCCAAGCTGGCGAAGAGATGGGTTACGAAATATTGGACGTGAACGGTGAGAAACAAACAGGGTTCGGCTTCTACCAGTTCACGATGCGAAGAGCCGCCAGGTGCAGTACGGGGAAGGCTTTCATCCGGCCGATCCAGTACCGCAGGAACTTCCACTTGTCCCTATTTAGCCATGTGACCAAGATCCTCATAGACCCGCGCACCAAGCGAGCCTACGGCGTGGAGTTCATCCGGGAGGGTCGCAAAGAGGTGGTCTATGCCAGGAAAGAAGTAATCCTCTCCAGCGGCGCTGTGAACACTCCCCAGCTGTTGATGCTGTCCGGAGTGGGGCCCAGGGCTCATCTGGAGGAGATGGGGATCCCGGTGATCCAAGACTCGCCAGGAGTTGGTGAGAATCTTCAGGACCACATCGCCATGGGCGGTCTTGCCTTCCTGATCGATTACAAAATCAGCATCGTCATGAGCCGATTGGTGAACGTGAATTCCGTGGTTCGGTACGTCATCCAACAGGATGGGCCTCTGACCTCCAACGTGGGTCTGGAGGCTGTCGggttcatttccaccaagtaCGCTAACCAGAGCGACGACTGGCCGGACATATCACTTATGCTGACGTCGTCATCGACGAACTCCGATGGCGGGACTCACATCAAGAACGCTCACGGCTTAACCGACGAGTTTTATAACGAGGTATTTGGGAACATCAACGAACGAGACGTGTTCGGGGTATTCCCTATGATCCTAAGACCCAAGTCCCGAGGATACATCAAGCTGAAATCGAAGAACCCGCTGGACCATCCGCTTATATATCCTAACTACTTGACGCATCCACATGATGTCGGGGTTCTCAGGGAGGGCGTCAAGGCTTCCATAGCTTTTGGGGAGACGAGCAGCATGAAGAGGTTCGGTGCCAGGTTCCACAGCAAGCCTGTACCCAACTGCAAGCACTTGCCTTTGTTCACCGACGAGTACTGGGAGTGCGCTATCAGACAGTATACCATGACGATATACCACATGAGCTGCACCGCGAAGATGGGCCCGGCTTCCGACCCTATGGCGGTCGTGGATCCTGAGCTGAGGGTCTACGGGGTGTCTGGGTTGAGGGTGATAGATGCGTCCATCATGCCCACGATCACCAATGGGAATATCAATGCCCCGGTGATCATGATTGGAGAGAAGGGCGCGGATATGGTTAAGAGACAGTGGATGtcgagaagaaagagagacaatgTGACTGACAGTGCGTTTTGATATGATCTTCGTTAGGGGAATGGAGTGTTTTAGGTGCTTTAGGAGATAAGGTTTGTATAGGGTGAGCTTTGGAGTAGCATGATGACttccaatttttttattaattttctaatgaatGTTTCGAAATAAGATTTGAGATTAGCAGAACATTTGAATATTACTTAAACAAGTTTAACAAATTTGATCCATAACGTGCTATCTTGTTTGCTTGTTTTAAAGCAGCTTTGTTTAttagtttctattaaattaaatatttttatatgaaatagtttatacttagaaataattttttacatttattctactggcatttattattaaatataacaatggtattttattttgtcacaATATTGACGACTTGTTGACAAAATGTATgaagtaataacaattttgattgattattaatttcgaactGTACTTTATAcagaagattttatgcaaataactACAAGAAGTAGAACTTCcgcttaaaatattttattaaataataaataacactgTACATTAACTCTCCTgcaatttttaactttaaattgaCGTTTTTAGTAATCACTAAATGTAAATCTCTGAAGTTTGTTTAATTCTAATTCGgctttgaatatattttttgcttcgtcagaaatatttgcacgtTTTCTACGTTGCGCTATTCTGTGTActctaaattcaatttaaaattgtaaataagcaattttttataaaataattcctaatGAAAAGAGAACACCTGTACAGACATTTCGTGTTTTAATAGTAACAATTgcaaa is a window encoding:
- the LOC144472634 gene encoding glucose dehydrogenase [FAD, quinone], producing the protein MSLVSTTTLAIKAATLLLGKVAIVPILIATMAYFNYDLMDPENQPKVTNNLMKEYDFIVIGGGSAGSVVANRLTENPEWKVLLLEAGGHETEITDVPILSLYLHKSKVDWKYRTQPQDSACQAMVDRRCCWTRGKVLGGSSVLNTMLYIRGNRRDFDQWESFGNYGWGYKDVLPYFKKSEDQRNPYLARNTKYHSTGGYLTVQDSPFNTPLGVAFVQAGEEMGYEILDVNGEKQTGFGFYQFTMRRAARCSTGKAFIRPIQYRRNFHLSLFSHVTKILIDPRTKRAYGVEFIREGRKEVVYARKEVILSSGAVNTPQLLMLSGVGPRAHLEEMGIPVIQDSPGVGENLQDHIAMGGLAFLIDYKISIVMSRLVNVNSVVRYVIQQDGPLTSNVGLEAVGFISTKYANQSDDWPDISLMLTSSSTNSDGGTHIKNAHGLTDEFYNEVFGNINERDVFGVFPMILRPKSRGYIKLKSKNPLDHPLIYPNYLTHPHDVGVLREGVKASIAFGETSSMKRFGARFHSKPVPNCKHLPLFTDEYWECAIRQYTMTIYHMSCTAKMGPASDPMAVVDPELRVYGVSGLRVIDASIMPTITNGNINAPVIMIGEKGADMVKRQWMSRRKRDNVTDSAF